In the genome of Bradyrhizobium sp. CIAT3101, one region contains:
- a CDS encoding aspartate transaminase has product MSSTSAIALAPRVQRIKPSPSMVARERVRQLHAEGRDVIDLTAGEPDLDTPKHIRDAATAALEAGETRYTPVNGTPALRKAIIAKLARENGVHYAMNEISVGGGAKQVIYNALAATLGAGDEVIIPAPYWVSYPDMVEACDGTPVIVSCGENARFKLSAEALEKAITPRTRWLILNSPCNPTGAFYSAAELTALTEVLLRHPQVAVMTDDIYEHIRFDGGATPCIVAAEPRLRTRSLLVNGVSKTYAMTGFRLGYGAGPAELISAMNTIQSQSTSCTSAISQAAATAALDGDQGFVAEAREMYRRRRDRAVAMLNDIPGLSCLPPDGAFYVFPSCAGLIGKTTPEGKVLKTDLDVVMHFLDAAGVAVIDGTAYGMPSYLRMSIATSLPKIEEACTRLARTCAALR; this is encoded by the coding sequence ATGAGCAGCACTAGCGCCATCGCCCTCGCCCCGAGGGTTCAACGCATCAAGCCGTCACCGAGCATGGTCGCGCGGGAACGAGTCCGGCAGCTCCACGCGGAGGGCCGTGACGTCATCGATCTCACCGCCGGCGAGCCTGATCTGGATACGCCGAAGCATATCCGTGACGCGGCTACAGCCGCGCTCGAAGCGGGAGAGACGCGCTACACACCGGTCAACGGAACGCCGGCACTGCGCAAGGCGATCATCGCAAAGCTCGCCCGCGAAAACGGCGTCCACTATGCCATGAACGAGATCTCCGTTGGCGGCGGCGCCAAGCAGGTCATCTACAACGCACTCGCCGCCACGCTCGGAGCCGGCGATGAAGTGATTATCCCCGCCCCCTATTGGGTCTCGTACCCCGACATGGTCGAGGCTTGCGACGGCACACCGGTGATCGTGAGCTGCGGCGAGAACGCACGCTTCAAGCTGTCGGCCGAGGCTCTCGAGAAAGCAATCACGCCACGGACGCGCTGGCTCATCCTGAATTCCCCGTGCAATCCCACCGGTGCGTTCTATTCCGCCGCCGAGTTGACCGCGCTGACCGAAGTGCTGCTGCGCCACCCTCAAGTCGCGGTCATGACCGACGACATTTACGAGCACATCCGCTTCGATGGCGGGGCAACTCCATGCATCGTTGCCGCTGAGCCTCGGCTAAGGACACGGTCCCTGTTGGTCAACGGCGTCTCCAAGACCTATGCCATGACTGGCTTCCGGCTCGGCTACGGCGCGGGACCCGCAGAGCTCATCTCGGCCATGAACACGATCCAGTCGCAGTCGACGTCCTGCACGTCGGCGATCAGCCAGGCAGCGGCGACCGCCGCACTGGACGGCGATCAAGGCTTCGTCGCGGAGGCTCGCGAGATGTATCGCCGTCGCCGCGATCGTGCGGTCGCCATGCTCAACGACATTCCCGGCCTCTCTTGCCTTCCGCCCGACGGCGCCTTCTACGTGTTTCCATCTTGCGCCGGCCTGATCGGGAAAACCACGCCCGAGGGCAAGGTCCTGAAGACGGATCTGGATGTCGTGATGCACTTCCTCGATGCCGCCGGCGTCGCCGTGATCGATGGAACGGCCTACGGCATGCCATCCTACCTGCGAATGTCGATCGCGACCTCGTTGCCCAAGATCGAGGAAGCCTGCACGCGGCTCGCGCGAACCTGTGCGGCCTTGCGCTAA
- a CDS encoding transporter substrate-binding domain-containing protein — protein MAVEARIPELLQGRVDILAANLGWTKERAQQIDYSYSYFVSEQKVLVSADSGIATLEQLSGKRVSALKGSSSEQGVRRVIPTAETVTFQDSSSAFLAVVQGKVDGFCASELILVKLRKQAQASAPMSIVEKSVFVEPWGLGVRKGEAAFKDQVNKVLTELDASGEAGKIFAKWFGPDTVYGMKLDFKIEEIKG, from the coding sequence ATGGCCGTCGAGGCCCGCATCCCCGAGCTGTTGCAGGGTCGGGTCGACATCCTCGCCGCCAATCTCGGCTGGACCAAGGAACGCGCGCAACAGATCGACTACAGCTATTCGTACTTCGTCAGCGAGCAGAAGGTTCTCGTGTCCGCCGATTCCGGCATCGCCACCCTCGAGCAATTATCGGGCAAGCGGGTCAGCGCGCTCAAGGGATCGTCTTCGGAACAGGGCGTCAGGCGTGTCATACCGACGGCAGAGACCGTGACCTTTCAGGATTCATCCTCGGCGTTCCTCGCGGTCGTTCAGGGAAAGGTCGACGGCTTTTGCGCTTCCGAGTTGATCCTGGTGAAGCTCCGTAAACAGGCGCAGGCATCCGCCCCGATGTCGATCGTCGAAAAGTCGGTCTTCGTCGAACCGTGGGGACTCGGCGTCCGCAAGGGTGAGGCCGCCTTCAAGGACCAGGTCAACAAGGTGCTGACCGAGCTGGATGCGTCCGGAGAGGCCGGCAAGATTTTTGCAAAATGGTTCGGCCCGGATACCGTCTATGGAATGAAGCTCGATTTCAAGATCGAGGAGATCAAGGGCTGA
- a CDS encoding amino acid ABC transporter permease produces MGYVFDPAAVLTGQYLDWFIWGLATTIALTVAAWLLGMTIGIILTLVRMLPFRPLEWLVAGYVEYHRNVPLLVQILVWYFGVPQLLPRAIRMWVNSHHSEFLLAMVALGLASAAYITEDLRSGIRSIPKTQYEAARSIGFNYLQAMSYVILPQALRIVIPPLINQTLLLFKNTSLAMAIGVGELTYRTREVDSYTFKTFEAFAVATILYLAISFAIMALGSFADRRLKLEIR; encoded by the coding sequence ATGGGCTATGTCTTCGACCCGGCCGCGGTCCTGACCGGCCAATATCTGGACTGGTTCATCTGGGGACTGGCGACGACGATCGCGCTGACCGTGGCTGCCTGGCTGCTCGGAATGACGATCGGGATCATCCTGACGCTGGTCCGCATGCTTCCGTTCAGGCCGCTCGAATGGCTGGTCGCTGGTTACGTCGAATATCATCGCAACGTTCCGCTGCTGGTTCAGATCCTGGTCTGGTATTTCGGCGTCCCGCAACTGTTGCCTCGCGCCATCCGCATGTGGGTCAATAGCCACCACAGCGAGTTCCTCCTCGCGATGGTGGCCCTGGGCCTCGCCAGCGCTGCCTATATCACTGAGGATTTGCGCAGCGGTATTCGCTCGATCCCGAAGACACAGTACGAAGCGGCACGCTCGATCGGGTTCAACTACCTCCAGGCGATGAGCTACGTGATCCTGCCGCAGGCGCTGCGCATTGTGATCCCGCCTCTGATCAACCAGACCCTGCTTCTGTTCAAGAACACCAGCCTCGCCATGGCGATCGGCGTCGGCGAACTGACCTATCGCACGCGTGAGGTCGACAGCTACACGTTCAAGACGTTCGAAGCGTTTGCGGTCGCGACCATTCTTTATCTTGCGATTTCCTTCGCCATCATGGCGCTCGGCAGCTTCGCCGACCGGCGCCTGAAACTCGAGATCCGCTGA
- a CDS encoding amino acid ABC transporter permease codes for MLKILEDNWLLFLIGQYPHGPVGGLAMTLFLAMAGLSLSFPVAIALALARLSTRRWLRGPATAVVYVVRGLPLIMFIFWTYFALPLLTGHTVGGVETLLFALVVYEASYLSEIIRAGIEGLPKGQAEAAKALGLGYFPTTFKVILPQVLHNMMPSLVSQFVSTIKETSLGYVISANEVTFAASQVNNQLMTQPFEVYGLLALTYFTLCFTLTSAARWLERRLAAERGGLGVQPA; via the coding sequence ATGCTGAAGATCCTCGAGGACAACTGGCTTCTATTTCTGATCGGGCAATATCCGCACGGCCCCGTCGGTGGCCTCGCCATGACGCTATTCCTCGCGATGGCTGGTCTATCTCTCAGCTTTCCCGTCGCAATTGCGCTCGCGCTGGCGCGTCTCAGTACGCGTCGTTGGCTTCGCGGACCGGCCACCGCCGTGGTTTACGTCGTGCGCGGCCTGCCGCTGATCATGTTCATCTTCTGGACCTATTTCGCGCTGCCGCTGTTGACCGGACATACGGTCGGAGGCGTCGAGACGCTGCTCTTCGCGCTTGTCGTCTACGAGGCGAGCTACCTGTCGGAGATCATCCGGGCCGGGATTGAAGGCCTGCCGAAAGGCCAGGCTGAGGCGGCAAAGGCGCTTGGCCTCGGCTACTTTCCGACCACCTTCAAGGTCATCCTGCCGCAAGTCCTGCACAACATGATGCCAAGCCTCGTCAGCCAGTTCGTCTCCACGATCAAGGAGACCTCGCTCGGCTATGTCATCAGCGCCAACGAGGTGACCTTTGCGGCGAGCCAGGTGAACAATCAGCTCATGACCCAACCGTTCGAGGTATATGGCTTGCTGGCGCTGACCTATTTCACACTGTGCTTCACCCTGACATCGGCAGCGCGCTGGCTAGAACGCCGGCTGGCCGCCGAGCGCGGTGGGCTCGGCGTTCAGCCGGCGTGA
- a CDS encoding amino acid ABC transporter ATP-binding protein: MIRFEAVEKWFGRHQVLAGVTGEVKRGEVVTLLGSSGSGKSTLIRAVTRLEAIQGGQVLFEGVDVAGRGVDINRLRQRVGFVFQAFNLFPHLTVLGNITLGLERLRNMRKAAARERAMTELDRVGLVDKADALPSRLSGGQRQRVAIARALAMDPDVMLFDEPTSALDPEMVNEVLRVMRTLAQNGMTMVVVTHEIGFAREVADTVWFLDKGQIVESGPPADVLDAPRHDRLRAFLSRAR; the protein is encoded by the coding sequence ATGATCCGCTTCGAGGCCGTCGAAAAATGGTTTGGCCGGCACCAGGTGCTAGCCGGCGTGACGGGCGAGGTGAAACGCGGCGAGGTCGTCACGCTGCTTGGGTCATCGGGCTCCGGCAAATCGACGCTCATCCGCGCGGTGACGCGCCTGGAAGCCATTCAAGGTGGACAAGTGCTATTCGAGGGTGTGGACGTCGCCGGGCGTGGCGTCGATATCAACCGTTTGCGCCAGCGCGTCGGCTTCGTATTCCAGGCGTTCAACCTGTTTCCACATCTCACTGTGCTCGGCAACATCACGCTGGGGCTGGAGCGTCTCCGAAACATGCGCAAGGCGGCGGCCAGAGAACGCGCCATGACTGAGCTCGACCGCGTCGGGCTGGTCGACAAGGCTGACGCCTTGCCCTCGCGCCTGTCCGGCGGGCAGCGGCAACGCGTCGCGATCGCACGCGCACTCGCGATGGATCCGGACGTCATGCTGTTCGACGAGCCCACCAGCGCGCTCGATCCGGAAATGGTCAACGAGGTGCTGCGGGTGATGAGGACGCTGGCGCAGAATGGCATGACGATGGTCGTCGTCACGCACGAGATCGGCTTTGCGCGCGAAGTCGCGGACACCGTCTGGTTTCTGGACAAGGGCCAGATCGTCGAAAGCGGTCCACCGGCCGATGTCCTCGATGCTCCCCGTCACGACCGGCTGCGCGCGTTCCTCTCCAGAGCGCGTTAA
- a CDS encoding DUF5666 domain-containing protein, producing MSRPPLISRRLLLTGFWLAGTAIARAQVKRGTDQGIGGTGITRGDDHGIGGTGIVGVIQRFGSIYVNGERVTYASDVPVRIDGEAASPSSLRIGQLARVVATRQADGTLVTRNIAIASEVSGPIEQVKGNELTVLGQKIVAGSKESKLRAGTQVAVYGLRRTDGVIVASLVEPRKDATERVTGLVERGPNGLHIGGLKLAGVDPLLVGQRVQIEGSARQGAMQAARTRIDDFSDLVGASRLSIEAYVQRAGSSLQLGSGLVARDSSRFGPAAGEARMVVNGVFDRSRGLQVESTQAIGPGPGAPQPGGNNPGRSPGGSIMHPDRGAPSPGNSPPGGSTAPGSGPAGNPGSAPSGAGGPSGPGGFGTPGGGPMGPGGGMGGGGFGSPGGGMGGGGRR from the coding sequence ATGAGCCGGCCGCCGCTGATCTCCCGCCGACTGCTGCTGACCGGATTCTGGCTCGCCGGAACGGCTATCGCGCGCGCGCAGGTCAAGCGCGGCACGGACCAGGGCATCGGCGGCACCGGAATCACGCGCGGTGACGATCACGGCATCGGCGGCACCGGTATCGTCGGCGTGATCCAGCGTTTCGGCAGCATCTACGTCAATGGCGAGCGCGTCACCTATGCGAGCGACGTGCCGGTGCGTATCGATGGCGAGGCGGCGAGCCCGAGCAGCTTGCGCATCGGCCAGCTTGCCCGCGTGGTCGCGACGCGGCAGGCCGACGGTACGCTCGTCACCCGCAACATCGCGATCGCGAGCGAGGTCTCCGGGCCGATCGAGCAGGTCAAGGGCAATGAGCTGACGGTGTTGGGTCAGAAGATCGTCGCCGGCAGCAAGGAGAGCAAGCTTCGCGCCGGCACCCAGGTCGCCGTCTACGGCCTGCGCCGGACCGACGGCGTGATCGTTGCAAGCCTGGTCGAGCCGCGGAAGGACGCAACTGAGCGCGTCACGGGGCTGGTCGAGCGCGGACCCAACGGATTGCATATTGGCGGGCTGAAGCTCGCCGGCGTCGATCCCTTGCTGGTCGGCCAGCGCGTCCAGATCGAGGGCAGCGCGCGCCAGGGCGCGATGCAGGCCGCGCGCACGCGCATCGACGATTTCTCGGATCTCGTCGGCGCGAGCCGGCTCTCGATCGAGGCCTATGTGCAGCGCGCAGGCTCCAGCCTGCAACTCGGCTCCGGCTTGGTGGCCCGCGACAGCTCACGCTTCGGGCCGGCGGCGGGCGAAGCGCGCATGGTGGTCAATGGCGTGTTCGATCGCTCGCGCGGGCTTCAGGTGGAGTCGACGCAAGCGATCGGCCCGGGACCCGGCGCGCCTCAGCCCGGCGGCAACAATCCCGGCCGGTCGCCCGGCGGTTCGATCATGCATCCGGATCGCGGCGCCCCGAGCCCGGGTAACAGCCCGCCCGGTGGGTCGACTGCGCCTGGATCCGGTCCCGCTGGCAATCCTGGCTCGGCGCCGTCGGGAGCAGGCGGCCCCTCAGGCCCCGGTGGTTTTGGCACGCCCGGTGGAGGCCCGATGGGCCCCGGCGGCGGAATGGGTGGTGGCGGCTTCGGAAGTCCCGGAGGCGGGATGGGCGGCGGCGGTCGGCGCTAG
- a CDS encoding DUF6502 family protein: MNAKSGPKAAAPEPNAAAKLHAPLARLLRPLVRLCIRSGMTFPALAQLLRELFVNVAEHDFALEGKEQTDSRVSLLTGIHRKEVARLRGAGAPVHETPAALSLTSAVIARWLAAPEFTDARGEPLALPRTAEGDAPSFEQLVASVTKDVRPRAVLDEWVDRQLVTINAADEIELVEAAFVPSGADDSKWHYLGRNLHDHIAAAAENVSGPAPRFLERAVHYNNISPKLARRLEARSRELAMDALKTANREANRALAKDKGGDARWNFGIYIYSEDADEEGETKDANKDGGKENGKEGSS; encoded by the coding sequence ATGAATGCCAAGTCCGGGCCCAAAGCGGCGGCGCCAGAGCCGAATGCCGCCGCAAAGCTGCACGCGCCGCTGGCGCGGCTGCTGCGCCCGCTCGTGCGGCTCTGTATCCGCAGCGGCATGACCTTTCCGGCCCTGGCGCAGCTGCTCCGCGAGCTCTTCGTCAACGTTGCCGAGCATGATTTCGCGCTCGAGGGCAAAGAGCAGACCGACAGCCGCGTTAGCCTGCTCACCGGCATCCACCGCAAGGAGGTGGCGCGGCTGCGCGGCGCCGGCGCACCGGTGCATGAGACGCCGGCGGCGCTGTCTCTGACGAGCGCGGTGATCGCGCGCTGGCTCGCCGCGCCTGAATTCACCGATGCGCGCGGCGAGCCGCTGGCATTGCCGCGCACGGCCGAGGGCGACGCGCCGTCCTTCGAGCAGCTCGTCGCCTCCGTCACCAAGGATGTGCGCCCGCGCGCGGTGCTCGACGAATGGGTCGACCGTCAGCTCGTCACCATCAACGCGGCCGACGAGATCGAGCTGGTGGAGGCGGCTTTCGTCCCGAGTGGCGCGGACGACAGCAAATGGCACTATCTCGGCCGCAATCTGCACGACCATATCGCAGCCGCCGCCGAGAACGTGTCGGGGCCGGCGCCGCGCTTCCTCGAACGCGCGGTGCATTACAACAACATCTCGCCGAAGCTTGCGAGGCGTCTCGAGGCGCGCTCGCGCGAGCTTGCGATGGATGCGCTGAAGACCGCCAATCGCGAGGCCAATCGCGCGCTTGCCAAGGACAAGGGCGGCGACGCGCGCTGGAATTTCGGCATCTACATCTACAGCGAAGACGCCGATGAGGAGGGCGAAACCAAGGACGCCAACAAGGACGGTGGCAAGGAGAACGGCAAGGAGGGCAGCTCCTGA
- a CDS encoding glycosyltransferase, with protein sequence MHHTSSPPRRPSVLHIFKIYYPDLFGGTLTVIRDICASLKDTFASAVLTCSQSADRREIVVNDVPVERVRSFGNVMSLPAAPAYPWRLWQKIAEHDLLALHAPFPLADLVFALGFGRNRPLVVHWHADIVTHSGLRWLIEPLMRRTLRRAKAIIVSDGVLIEETPLLREFEDKCHVVPFGIDTSVYDWPKIEPHHVNDRGRLVLACGRLVPYKGYDVLIRAAVNRKFEAWIIGEGAERPRLEQLISELGVGDRVRLLGSVTDSERIKLMCLADVFVMPSVTNAETFGLSQLEAMAAGRPVVNTALDTAVPRVARHGMEGITVPPGDAEKLGEAIDALISDPERRRRLGLSARARAVSRYSATAFKEGMESVYRNAVTAPSNEIVPVAEAPQPTGWLDSLRIAAALAWSDMRHRYVRSLLGPFWMSLQMAIVVAVLGSVIGQMSNADMLARLPMLALSMTAWTFLNSVVLDSTTALQNSASLIRDRALPPVIFLLQCTFRQGLFALHNACVPLLLWLLLTPHDLSGALAALPGLSLFVICTFGLSLVLGALATRYRDLKPIIESTLMLAFLASPVIWSSDIINHRSTVMRLNPLTHLFAVWREPLVGGHVDATSIIYVLVALALLLSASVLTLVHLRKAAFWI encoded by the coding sequence ATGCATCACACCAGCTCTCCCCCGCGCCGTCCGTCGGTGCTGCACATCTTCAAGATCTACTATCCCGACCTGTTCGGCGGCACGCTCACGGTGATCCGTGACATCTGCGCCAGCCTGAAGGACACCTTCGCCTCCGCCGTGCTGACCTGCTCGCAATCGGCCGACCGGCGCGAGATCGTCGTCAACGACGTTCCGGTCGAGCGCGTCCGCTCGTTCGGCAATGTGATGTCGCTGCCGGCCGCGCCCGCCTATCCCTGGCGGCTGTGGCAGAAGATCGCGGAGCACGATCTGCTGGCGCTGCATGCGCCCTTCCCGCTCGCCGACCTCGTCTTCGCCCTCGGCTTCGGCCGCAACCGGCCGCTGGTGGTGCACTGGCACGCCGACATCGTCACCCATTCGGGCCTGCGCTGGCTCATCGAGCCGCTGATGCGACGGACGCTGCGCCGCGCCAAGGCAATCATCGTCTCCGACGGCGTTCTGATCGAAGAGACGCCGCTGCTGCGGGAATTCGAGGACAAGTGCCATGTCGTGCCGTTCGGCATCGACACCAGCGTCTATGACTGGCCGAAGATCGAGCCACACCATGTCAACGATCGCGGCCGCCTCGTGCTCGCCTGCGGCCGTCTCGTGCCCTACAAGGGCTACGACGTGCTGATCCGCGCCGCCGTCAATCGCAAGTTCGAGGCCTGGATCATCGGCGAAGGTGCCGAGCGGCCCCGGCTCGAGCAGCTGATCAGCGAGCTTGGTGTCGGCGACCGCGTTCGCCTGCTCGGCTCTGTCACTGATTCCGAGCGCATCAAGCTGATGTGCCTTGCCGACGTCTTCGTGATGCCGTCCGTGACCAATGCCGAGACCTTCGGCCTCTCCCAGCTCGAAGCCATGGCCGCCGGCCGCCCCGTGGTGAACACGGCGCTCGACACCGCGGTGCCGCGCGTCGCCCGTCACGGCATGGAGGGAATCACGGTGCCGCCGGGCGACGCCGAGAAACTCGGTGAAGCCATCGACGCTCTGATCAGCGATCCCGAGCGCCGCCGCCGCCTGGGGCTTTCGGCCCGGGCCCGCGCCGTCAGCCGCTATTCCGCCACCGCCTTCAAGGAAGGCATGGAATCCGTCTACCGCAACGCCGTCACCGCTCCCTCCAATGAGATCGTCCCCGTCGCCGAGGCGCCGCAGCCAACGGGCTGGCTTGATAGCCTGCGAATTGCAGCAGCGCTGGCCTGGTCCGACATGCGCCACCGCTATGTACGCTCGCTGCTCGGTCCGTTCTGGATGTCGCTACAGATGGCGATCGTGGTCGCGGTGCTCGGCTCGGTGATCGGCCAGATGTCGAACGCCGACATGCTGGCGCGGCTGCCGATGCTGGCCCTGTCGATGACGGCCTGGACCTTCCTCAACAGCGTGGTGCTCGATTCGACCACGGCGCTGCAGAACTCCGCGAGCCTGATCCGCGACCGGGCGCTGCCGCCGGTGATCTTCCTTCTGCAATGCACGTTCCGCCAGGGCCTGTTCGCCCTGCATAATGCCTGCGTCCCGCTCCTGCTCTGGCTGCTGCTCACGCCGCACGATCTCTCCGGCGCGCTCGCGGCGCTCCCGGGCCTGTCGCTGTTCGTGATCTGCACCTTCGGCCTGAGCCTCGTGCTCGGCGCGCTGGCGACGCGGTATCGCGACCTCAAGCCGATCATCGAATCGACGCTGATGCTCGCCTTCCTCGCTTCGCCCGTGATCTGGTCTTCGGACATCATCAATCACCGTTCGACCGTGATGCGGCTCAATCCGCTGACCCATCTGTTCGCGGTGTGGCGCGAGCCGCTTGTGGGCGGCCATGTCGATGCGACCAGCATCATCTATGTCCTGGTCGCGTTGGCGCTGCTGCTCTCTGCCAGCGTGCTGACGCTGGTCCATTTGCGCAAAGCCGCCTTCTGGATCTGA
- a CDS encoding ABC transporter ATP-binding protein yields MASISLHDVCLDYPLYGAYDFSLKRRLLGHLIREKGEMRIIRAVDNVTIEAEAGARIGLAGPNGSGKSTLLRLIAGVYPPSSGRVAVKGNVVPLLGLNAGVNLDFVAEDNIALLLRISGRKPTRAVIDEIWAFTELEERMQRLPLRMFSSGMLMRVLFATATAFPADILLLDEWLSVVDEHFAEKAEQRLQNLVSQAAIVIIASHDQPLLRRTCTSIINLDHGRIASTITVEPPSPLSFELREKRA; encoded by the coding sequence ATGGCCTCGATCAGCCTGCACGATGTCTGTCTCGATTATCCCCTCTACGGCGCCTACGACTTCTCACTGAAGCGGCGTCTGCTCGGTCACCTCATCCGCGAGAAGGGCGAGATGCGGATCATCCGTGCCGTCGACAATGTCACGATCGAGGCCGAGGCCGGCGCGCGCATCGGGCTTGCCGGTCCCAACGGCTCGGGCAAGTCGACGCTGCTGCGGTTGATCGCCGGGGTCTATCCGCCGAGCAGCGGGCGCGTCGCGGTCAAAGGTAATGTCGTGCCCTTGCTCGGCCTCAATGCCGGTGTGAACCTCGACTTCGTCGCCGAGGACAACATCGCGCTGTTGCTGCGGATCAGCGGCCGCAAGCCGACCCGCGCCGTGATCGACGAGATCTGGGCCTTCACCGAGCTCGAAGAGCGCATGCAGCGGCTGCCGTTGCGGATGTTCTCCTCGGGCATGCTGATGCGCGTCCTGTTCGCGACCGCGACCGCCTTTCCGGCCGACATCCTCCTGCTCGACGAATGGCTGAGCGTGGTCGACGAGCACTTTGCCGAGAAGGCCGAGCAGCGGCTGCAGAATTTGGTCTCGCAGGCCGCGATCGTGATCATCGCCTCGCACGACCAGCCGCTGCTGCGGCGCACCTGCACCAGCATCATCAACCTCGACCACGGCCGTATCGCCTCGACCATCACGGTCGAGCCGCCGTCGCCCCTGTCTTTCGAGCTCCGCGAGAAACGCGCATGA
- a CDS encoding glycosyltransferase family 1 protein, whose protein sequence is MKQNILVVSEALGEPNHKRGIFHFTRELMRSLAAEGHELTLLVETTRRYRKLRRRERRTRLFPTQSRNIELLSLYRFLDEVNMAEPLARNGLRRTLDWLRHKVTMSVSWDYTLCFLRAIGLRGLHARLIENKTSALEYIPPDLRHLELFRDFHLEPGFYSYQDSSAFLLLPPPRIDARDYDVIVIDTPTRVSVKRRPDAKVICVVHDLLPLTDLKLSDVATRLFLSRLLTSLRQADELAFVSNYSMMRFRELLPQFAHLPARVVYPRTRFDAPDVLHLPAPSGRPGRPSFVVIVSNEPRKNVATVIRAFRSIPQADLVVIGLAGQISKMRNLPPNIRFAGYVDEQEKAALIAEAHGLIMPSFAEGFGVPIIESLAANTPVLCSDIAVFREVAGELADYFDPFATESIVASVTRVLARQEECRGRIRARRSELAERFGYQTQARDFLGQYLAPERPVAAQRA, encoded by the coding sequence ATGAAGCAGAATATCCTTGTCGTCTCCGAGGCGCTCGGCGAACCCAACCACAAGCGCGGCATCTTTCATTTCACCCGCGAATTGATGCGCTCGCTGGCCGCCGAGGGCCACGAGCTCACCCTGCTGGTCGAGACCACCCGGCGTTACCGCAAGCTGCGCCGGCGCGAGCGGCGCACGAGATTGTTCCCCACGCAGTCGCGCAACATCGAGTTGCTCTCGCTCTATCGCTTCCTCGACGAGGTCAACATGGCCGAGCCGCTGGCGCGCAACGGCCTGCGGCGCACGCTCGACTGGCTGCGCCACAAGGTCACCATGTCGGTGTCATGGGACTATACTCTCTGCTTCCTGCGCGCGATCGGCCTGCGCGGCCTGCACGCGCGGCTGATCGAGAACAAGACCTCGGCTCTCGAATATATCCCGCCGGATCTGCGTCACCTCGAACTGTTCCGCGACTTCCATCTCGAGCCCGGATTCTACAGCTATCAGGACTCCTCGGCCTTCTTGTTGCTGCCGCCGCCGCGGATCGACGCGCGCGACTATGACGTCATCGTCATCGACACGCCGACACGGGTCTCGGTGAAGCGCAGACCGGATGCCAAGGTGATCTGCGTCGTGCACGATCTGCTGCCGCTCACCGATCTCAAGCTCAGCGACGTCGCGACGCGGCTTTTCCTGTCGCGGCTGCTCACCAGCCTGCGTCAGGCCGACGAGCTCGCCTTCGTTTCAAACTATAGCATGATGCGGTTCAGGGAGCTGTTACCGCAATTTGCGCACCTGCCGGCGCGGGTCGTGTATCCCCGCACCCGGTTCGACGCCCCGGATGTCCTGCACCTCCCAGCCCCGTCGGGGCGTCCGGGGCGGCCGAGCTTTGTCGTCATCGTCTCGAACGAGCCGCGCAAGAACGTCGCGACCGTCATTCGCGCGTTCCGCAGCATCCCCCAGGCCGACCTGGTGGTGATCGGCCTGGCCGGCCAGATCAGCAAGATGCGCAATCTTCCGCCAAACATTCGTTTCGCCGGCTATGTCGACGAGCAGGAGAAGGCTGCCCTGATCGCGGAGGCGCACGGCCTGATCATGCCGAGTTTCGCCGAAGGTTTTGGCGTCCCGATCATCGAGTCGCTCGCTGCCAATACGCCCGTGCTCTGCTCCGACATCGCCGTGTTCCGCGAAGTCGCGGGCGAGCTCGCCGACTATTTCGATCCGTTCGCGACCGAGTCGATCGTGGCCTCCGTCACCCGCGTGCTGGCGCGGCAGGAGGAATGTCGTGGCCGAATCCGGGCGCGCCGCTCCGAGCTTGCCGAACGCTTCGGCTACCAGACCCAGGCCCGCGATTTCCTCGGGCAATATCTGGCCCCGGAACGCCCCGTCGCGGCGCAACGGGCATGA